Proteins encoded together in one Octopus bimaculoides isolate UCB-OBI-ISO-001 chromosome 24, ASM119413v2, whole genome shotgun sequence window:
- the LOC106883451 gene encoding zinc finger protein ZFP2: MEDVNHLDVSNTTVFNKVNSIAGKYTEEESSSSETFTKQTSLHKDIPEYRCEICKKTFSSEHEVVTHKEKHNKEKPYHCEICGKYFVCNSHFTNHKRIHTGEKPFHCEICGKSFTQNYHLVVHVRSHTGEKPYHCEVCGKSFVDNSNLTRHKRIHTGENPFHCDICGKSFSDNSNIIVHKRRHTGEQPYHCEICGKSFVNNSDLKSHERIHSGEKPYHCEICGKSFSGSSQLAIHKRSHTGEKPFQCELCDKSFLTNGLLKAHLKIHTGEKTHHCEICGKSFLKNHDLKRHRQIHTGEKPYHCEVCGKSFCQKSALTLHMQIHTGEKSHLCEMCGKSFSRNSDLISHKRRHTGEKPCSCEICGKSFVNNSDLNMHKRVHTGEKPYCCGICDKSFITRTLLKRHELIHSKGKSLRYKI; encoded by the coding sequence ATGGAGGATGTTAATCACTTGGACGTTTCTAACACAACTGTTTTTAACAAGGTAAATTCAATTGCAGGGAAATACACAGAAGAGGAATCTTCATCTAGTGAAACGTTTACTAAACAAACCTCATTACACAAAGATATTCCTGAATATCGTTGTGAGATTTGTAAGAAAACGTTCTCTTCAGAGCATGAAGTGGTCACGCACAAAGAAAAACATAACAAGGAAAAACCCTATCACTGTGAgatatgtggaaaatattttgtgtgtaacaGTCATTTTACAAACCACAAGAGGATACACACCGGAGAAAAACcgtttcactgtgaaatatgtggaaaatctttcACTCAGAATTACCATCTTGTGGTCCATGTTCGtagtcacacaggagaaaaaccttatcattGTGAAGTGTGTGGAAAATCTTTTGTGGATAACAGCAATTTAACAAGACATAAACgaatacatactggagaaaacccatttcactgtgatatatgcggaaaatcattctctgataaTTCTAATATTATCGTTCACAAACGTAGACATACAGGAGAACAGCCGtatcactgtgaaatttgtgggaaatcttttgtAAATAACAGCGATTTAAAAAGTCATGAAAGAATTCACAGcggagagaaaccgtatcactgtgaaatatgtggaaaatcctTCTCTGGAAGTTCCCAACTGGCAATCCACAAACGTagtcatacaggtgaaaaaccatttCAGTGTGAACTATGTGACAAATCGTTTCTCACTAACGGCTTGTTAAAAGCTCACCTGAAAATACACACCGGAGAGAAAACTCACCACTGTGAAATATGCGGGAAATCTTTTCTGAAAAATCACGATTTAAAACGTCACAGGCAGATACACACCGGGGAAAAACCGTACCACTGCGAAGTATGCGGCAAGTCTTTTTGTCAGAAATCGGCTCTTACCCTCCATATGCaaattcacacaggagaaaaatcTCATCTGTGTGAAATGTGTGGCAAGTCGTTCTCTCGGAATTCTGACCTTATAAGTCACAAACGTagacacactggagaaaagccttGTTCCTGTGAAATATGCGGGAAATCTTTTGTTAATAACAGTGATTTAAACATGCACAAACGggttcatactggagaaaagccctACTGTTGTGGAATATGTGATAAATCGTTTATCACAAGAACTCTCTTAAAAAGACATGAACTAATACATTCTAAAGGGAAGTCTTTGAGATATAAAATATGA